The Syntrophales bacterium DNA segment GCGCAAGCCTATGATGCGCTGATCAACAGACCCGGTTCAACATTAGCTGGCACGGGAACTCCTGGTACACTAAAAATGACGGGTGCCTCGACCATGCTGTTGGATGGTTCTGCTAGTCTGACAAACGATCATCCCATTTCGATTATCTATAACAATGTAGCTGGTGCAGGGGGAGATGCTGCCTTTCAGCCACTCGTCACAACCGGGACTCGTGGTAAAATTACAAGTGCGGCGGGTACCGTTTACTTCTTCGGAACTGGCAAAAACCAAATGGAATGTGCAAGCTGCCACGATGTTCATAACGGAGCGGGTATCTCACCCTTCCTTCGATTCGCAAATACAAGCAGTCAGCTTTGCTTAACATGCCACATCAAGTAAATTTTGATTCTTCCCACATCAGGGGAGGGGTATTCTGCCCCTCCCCTTTTTTAGGGTTTGTCATTGCGAGGGCCTTGGCCCGCGGCAACCCGGTGGTCGAATGTGTTGCCTTTTCTTTGCCTGAGGGAAGGCTTTTTTGCTTTATTTTGAGAATTTGTCATTGCGAGCGAAGCGAAGCAATCTCATGGGATTGCCGCAGCGTTCAGGCGCCTCGCAATGACAGAAAAGGGGCAGGATTTCGCAATGACAAAAAAGAGGTCGTTTTTCGCAATGACAAATAGGGGGCAGTGTTTCCCAATGACGGGGCTTGTTGTTCTTTTTCTTGTTGCCCTTTATTTTCCCCCTTTGTTTGCAGCAGAAAAACAGGATAACTCATTTAAGCCAGTGGCGAAGGTCAATGGCGTGGCGATCAGCCAGCGCGAGGTTGACGAGGCCGTGGCGTCTCTTCTGCCCCAGGCTTCCTATCACCGTAATGTGACGCCGGAAAAAATCAAAGAGCTGGAGAAAAAGGCGCTCGAAAATCTGATCCAGGAGGAGCTTTTCTACCGGGGCGCCCTGAAGAAGGGCTATAAGGCTGGAAAAGACGCTGTCAACAAAAGGCTTGCCGAGATTGTCAAGAAATACCCCTCGAGAAAGGCCTATCGGGAGGCGCTGAAAAAGTACGGCCTTACCGAGGGGGATGTGAGAAAAAAGCTCGACCATATCATGCTGGCAGAGCTTTTTCTGAAAGAGGAGGTCTATAAAAAGTCGGAGCTAAAAGATACAGAGCTGCGCGCTTATTATCAGAAAAACCGGGAGAAGTTCCAGAAGCCGGAGGCGATGCGCCTTTCTCATATCCTGATCAGGGTGCCGCCGGAGGCGCCGCGGGATGAGAAGGAGAAACTGAAAAAGAAGGCGGAAGATCTTCTGCAAAGGCTTAAAAAGGGAGAGGATTTTCAGAAGCTGGCCTGGGACAATTCCGACGACCCGAGCCGGGTGAAAGGCGGCGACCTGGGTGTGGTGCACAGGGGAAGGCTGGAACCCGACGTGGAAAATCCCGCTTTTTCTCTGAAGAAGGGGGAACTGAGTGGCGTTGTGACCTCCATTTACGGCCATCATATCTTCAAGGCGGTGGAGAAATTTCCGCCGCAACAGTTGAAATTTGAAGAGGTGAAGGAAAAACTGAAAAAGGAACTGGAGCAAAAAGCCGTGGAAAAAAGGCTTGCCGATCTGCTAATGTCTCTCAAGGAGAACGCCAAAATTGAGGTTTACGGGGATTAGGCATGCCGCAGCGCTGATTGCTTTTTTTTTTCTGATCGGGGGGACGATTCCTGCCGCCGCGGCCCGGTATGGAAAATATTTCGTTACCGGTGCGGTTGAGCTGGAAACGAAGAATGAAACGGAAGACAGTCAGGACCAGCATAGCGCCTACAGTTCCTTTGAACACCGCTACAAGATTGATGTCCAGAGTTTTATCCTCAGTCCCCGGTTGCTTAACTACGAGTTGGGCGTTTCCATAGGCAAAGGCAATACGGAGACCAACGGCGCCTCCTCGAGCATAGACAATCTGGGATACAATGCGAGGGCGGAGCTCTTTTCCGGGAGGCGCAT contains these protein-coding regions:
- a CDS encoding cytochrome c3 family protein, with the translated sequence MKKSITKTMLIVMIAMVSIMMVAQIARAATGIATTKHDLSAVTGSGETEICVFCHTPHFGGTGAPLWNRNNTATYTMYTNSTSSTMDMLNVNGTTPGGVSAACLSCHDGAQAYDALINRPGSTLAGTGTPGTLKMTGASTMLLDGSASLTNDHPISIIYNNVAGAGGDAAFQPLVTTGTRGKITSAAGTVYFFGTGKNQMECASCHDVHNGAGISPFLRFANTSSQLCLTCHIK
- a CDS encoding peptidylprolyl isomerase produces the protein MTGLVVLFLVALYFPPLFAAEKQDNSFKPVAKVNGVAISQREVDEAVASLLPQASYHRNVTPEKIKELEKKALENLIQEELFYRGALKKGYKAGKDAVNKRLAEIVKKYPSRKAYREALKKYGLTEGDVRKKLDHIMLAELFLKEEVYKKSELKDTELRAYYQKNREKFQKPEAMRLSHILIRVPPEAPRDEKEKLKKKAEDLLQRLKKGEDFQKLAWDNSDDPSRVKGGDLGVVHRGRLEPDVENPAFSLKKGELSGVVTSIYGHHIFKAVEKFPPQQLKFEEVKEKLKKELEQKAVEKRLADLLMSLKENAKIEVYGD